In a single window of the Rhodoferax saidenbachensis genome:
- the kdpA gene encoding potassium-transporting ATPase subunit KdpA, whose protein sequence is MSSSAWGLLALFLTTLLVTSWPLGIWVARLSSGRLPQWLLRLETPLFRLAGTSPDQSMPWKQYTLALLAFNALGVLVVYLLQRWQAVLPLNPASMGAVSVDSAFNTAVSFVTNTNWQGYAGESTMGYLTQMLGLAVQNFLSAATGIAVVFALFRGFAAKSTAVIGNFWVDMTRITAWLLLPLSLVFAIFLVGQGVIQNFDAYQDVSTVETTQFQQPKLGADGQPVLDDKGAPVMEDTSTSTQTLAMGPVASQEAIKMLGTNGGGFFNANSAHPYENPTSLSNFLQMLAIFLIPAALCFAFGREVGDQRQGWAVLAAMTVMFVVAVVAIMPAEQAGNPQIAALGVDQTASSLQSGGNMEGKETRFGITASSLFAVITTAASCGAVNAMHDSFTPLGGMVPMVMMQLGEVVFGGTGTGLYGMLIFAILAVFIAGLMIGRTPEYLGKKIEAHEMKLTSIAILVTPILVLAGTAIAVLAGAGKAGIANPSAHGFSEILYALTSAANNNGSAFAGLSANTPFYNVLLAIAMWFGRFGVIVPVLAIAGALAAKKRLPATAGTFPTHGPLFVVLLIGTVLLVGLLNYVPSLALGPVVEHLMLWASV, encoded by the coding sequence ATGAGCAGCTCGGCTTGGGGGCTGCTGGCCCTGTTTTTGACAACCCTTTTGGTGACCTCCTGGCCCTTGGGCATCTGGGTGGCACGTCTGAGTTCAGGCCGCCTGCCGCAGTGGCTGCTGCGGCTGGAGACGCCGCTGTTCCGCCTGGCGGGCACCTCGCCCGACCAGTCCATGCCCTGGAAGCAGTACACGCTGGCCTTGCTGGCGTTCAATGCGTTGGGCGTGCTGGTGGTCTACCTGCTGCAGCGCTGGCAAGCGGTGTTGCCGCTCAACCCCGCGAGCATGGGCGCCGTGTCGGTGGACTCGGCTTTCAACACCGCGGTGAGTTTTGTCACCAACACCAACTGGCAGGGTTATGCGGGTGAGTCCACCATGGGCTACCTCACACAAATGCTGGGCCTGGCGGTGCAAAACTTCCTGTCCGCCGCCACCGGCATTGCCGTGGTGTTTGCGCTGTTCCGCGGCTTTGCCGCCAAGTCGACCGCCGTGATCGGCAACTTCTGGGTCGACATGACGCGCATCACCGCATGGTTGCTGCTACCGCTCTCCTTGGTGTTCGCCATCTTCCTGGTCGGCCAGGGCGTGATCCAGAACTTTGACGCCTACCAAGACGTCAGCACGGTGGAGACCACGCAGTTCCAGCAGCCCAAGCTGGGCGCGGACGGCCAGCCCGTGCTGGACGACAAGGGCGCACCCGTGATGGAAGACACCAGCACCTCCACGCAAACCCTGGCCATGGGCCCGGTGGCGTCGCAAGAGGCCATCAAGATGCTGGGCACCAACGGTGGCGGTTTCTTCAACGCCAACTCGGCCCACCCGTATGAGAACCCCACTTCCTTAAGCAACTTCCTGCAGATGCTGGCGATCTTCCTGATCCCTGCCGCGCTGTGTTTTGCCTTTGGCCGCGAGGTGGGCGACCAGCGCCAGGGCTGGGCCGTGCTGGCTGCCATGACGGTGATGTTTGTGGTCGCCGTGGTGGCCATCATGCCGGCCGAGCAGGCAGGCAATCCGCAGATTGCTGCACTGGGTGTGGACCAGACCGCCAGCAGCCTGCAGAGCGGCGGCAATATGGAAGGCAAGGAAACCCGCTTTGGCATCACCGCTAGCAGCCTGTTTGCAGTGATAACCACTGCGGCTTCCTGCGGCGCGGTCAACGCCATGCACGACTCCTTCACCCCGCTGGGCGGCATGGTGCCCATGGTGATGATGCAGCTGGGTGAGGTGGTGTTTGGTGGCACCGGCACCGGCCTCTACGGCATGCTGATCTTCGCCATCCTGGCGGTGTTCATTGCAGGCCTGATGATTGGCCGCACCCCCGAATACCTGGGCAAGAAGATCGAAGCGCATGAGATGAAGCTGACCTCGATCGCCATCCTGGTCACGCCAATTCTGGTGTTGGCAGGTACGGCCATTGCCGTGCTGGCCGGCGCCGGCAAGGCCGGTATTGCCAACCCAAGTGCGCATGGTTTCTCGGAAATCCTGTACGCACTGACCTCGGCCGCCAACAACAACGGCAGCGCCTTTGCGGGCTTGTCGGCGAACACACCGTTCTACAACGTCCTGTTGGCCATCGCCATGTGGTTCGGCCGCTTTGGCGTGATCGTGCCGGTGCTGGCCATTGCCGGTGCGCTGGCGGCCAAGAAGCGCCTGCCCGCCACAGCAGGCACCTTCCCAACGCACGGCCCGCTGTTTGTGGTGCTGTTGATCGGCACCGTGCTGCTGGTGGGCCTGTTGAACTACGTGCCCTCGCTGGCCCTGGGCCCGGTGGTCGAGCACCTGATGCTTTGGGCATCCGTCTAA
- a CDS encoding potassium-transporting ATPase subunit F, translated as METVNTLHVVYGLGGTCAVLLLAYLVYALVCAEDF; from the coding sequence ATGGAAACGGTGAACACATTGCATGTGGTCTACGGCCTGGGCGGCACCTGTGCTGTCTTGTTGCTGGCGTATTTGGTGTATGCGCTGGTATGCGCGGAGGACTTTTAA
- the kdpC gene encoding potassium-transporting ATPase subunit KdpC: MNKTVRPLLVVFAALTLVTGVAYPLVVTAVGQTVFPHQAHGSLILRDGKPVGSALIGQNFSDPGHFWGRPSATGPFGNNAAASSGSNQGPLNPALVDAAKGRLDALRAADPTNKAAVPVELVSASASGLDPHISPAAAQYQLARVAAARKLPVEAVQALVAQHTTRPLLGVLGEPVVNVLQLNLALDATR; encoded by the coding sequence ATGAATAAAACAGTACGTCCCCTGCTGGTTGTGTTTGCAGCACTCACCCTGGTTACCGGTGTGGCCTACCCGCTGGTGGTCACGGCGGTGGGCCAGACGGTCTTCCCGCACCAGGCGCACGGCAGCCTGATCCTGCGTGATGGCAAGCCCGTCGGCTCCGCGCTGATCGGCCAGAACTTCAGTGACCCCGGCCACTTCTGGGGCCGCCCCTCGGCCACCGGTCCGTTTGGCAACAATGCCGCCGCCTCCAGCGGCTCCAACCAGGGCCCGCTGAACCCGGCCCTGGTGGACGCCGCCAAAGGCCGTTTGGACGCCCTGCGCGCAGCCGACCCGACCAACAAGGCCGCCGTGCCGGTGGAACTGGTAAGCGCCTCGGCCAGCGGGCTGGACCCGCATATCAGCCCCGCCGCCGCCCAGTACCAGCTGGCGCGCGTAGCCGCTGCCCGCAAGCTGCCGGTAGAAGCCGTGCAGGCGCTGGTGGCGCAACACACCACACGCCCGTTGCTGGGCGTGCTGGGTGAACCCGTGGTCAACGTGCTGCAACTGAACCTGGCGCTGGACGCAACGCGCTAA
- the kdpB gene encoding potassium-transporting ATPase subunit KdpB, translated as MTSKTSLTLMDPALVKPAVWAAFAKLHPAVQWRNPVMFVVYIGSIVTTLLGLQALQGTVGDSASFILSVAVWLWFTVLFANFAEALAEGRSKAQADSLKGLKKSTWAKKLKEPTHGSTWLPEQAENLRKGDVVLVEAGDMIPVDGEVIQGVATVDESAITGESAPVVRESGGDFASVTGGTRVLSDWLVVRIGVNPGESFLDRMIGMVEGAKRQKTPNEVALTILLVALTIVFLVVTVTLLPFSIFSVEAAGSGTVVSITALIALLVCLIPTTIGGLLSAVGVAGMSRMMQANVIATSGRAVEAAGDVDVLLLDKTGTITHGNRQAALFIPAPGISLNQLALCAAQASMADETPEGRSIVTLAQSKVQIEPLVGKTQEVPFTAQTRMSGMDVTRPDGSTRQLRKGAVDAVRKVLQAQGNTMPPEVLRAADEVSRRGSTPLAVVDGNQVLGIVELKDIVKAGIKERFGELRRMGIKTVMITGDNKLTAAAIAAEAGVDDFLAEATPEDKLTLIRSYQAEGRLVAMTGDGTNDAPALAQADVAVAMNSGTQAAKEAGNMVDLDSNPTKLLEIVETGKALLMTRGSLTTFSIANDVAKYFAIIPAIFVSTYPQLAALNVMRLGSPNSAILSAVVFNALIIVVLIPLALKGVKYRPVGAAALLRRNLAIYGLGGLIVPFIGIKAIDLLLVALNLV; from the coding sequence ATGACAAGCAAAACTTCCTTAACCCTGATGGACCCCGCACTGGTCAAGCCTGCCGTGTGGGCCGCCTTTGCCAAGCTGCACCCTGCTGTGCAGTGGCGCAACCCGGTGATGTTTGTGGTCTACATCGGCAGCATCGTCACCACGCTGTTGGGCCTGCAAGCTCTGCAAGGCACCGTGGGCGACTCGGCCAGCTTCATCCTGTCTGTGGCCGTCTGGCTGTGGTTCACCGTGCTGTTTGCCAACTTTGCCGAAGCCCTGGCAGAGGGCCGCAGCAAGGCCCAGGCGGATTCACTCAAGGGTCTGAAAAAAAGCACCTGGGCCAAGAAGCTGAAGGAACCCACCCATGGTTCCACATGGCTCCCCGAACAAGCGGAGAACCTGCGCAAGGGTGATGTGGTGCTGGTGGAAGCCGGTGACATGATCCCCGTGGATGGGGAAGTCATTCAGGGCGTGGCCACGGTGGACGAGAGCGCCATCACCGGCGAATCGGCCCCCGTGGTGCGCGAGTCGGGCGGCGACTTTGCTTCGGTCACCGGCGGCACCCGCGTGTTGTCGGACTGGCTGGTGGTGCGCATTGGTGTGAACCCCGGCGAGTCATTTCTGGACCGCATGATCGGCATGGTGGAAGGCGCCAAGCGCCAGAAGACACCCAATGAAGTGGCGCTGACCATTCTGCTGGTGGCGCTCACCATCGTGTTCCTGGTGGTCACCGTCACCTTGCTGCCCTTCTCCATCTTCAGTGTGGAGGCTGCGGGCAGTGGCACCGTGGTCAGCATCACCGCACTCATTGCGCTACTGGTGTGTCTGATCCCCACCACCATCGGTGGCCTGTTGTCGGCCGTGGGCGTGGCGGGCATGAGCCGCATGATGCAGGCCAATGTGATTGCGACCTCGGGCCGTGCGGTGGAAGCCGCAGGCGACGTAGATGTACTGCTGCTGGACAAGACCGGCACCATCACCCACGGCAACCGCCAGGCTGCGCTGTTTATTCCTGCCCCCGGCATCAGTCTGAACCAGTTGGCTCTGTGCGCCGCGCAGGCCTCCATGGCCGATGAAACACCTGAAGGCCGCAGTATCGTGACCCTGGCCCAAAGCAAGGTGCAGATCGAGCCGCTGGTGGGCAAGACACAAGAAGTCCCCTTCACCGCCCAGACCCGCATGAGCGGTATGGACGTGACACGCCCCGACGGCAGCACGCGCCAGTTGCGCAAGGGCGCGGTGGACGCCGTGCGCAAGGTCCTGCAAGCCCAAGGCAACACCATGCCCCCCGAAGTACTGCGCGCTGCCGACGAAGTGTCACGCCGCGGCAGCACGCCGCTGGCCGTGGTTGATGGCAACCAGGTGCTGGGCATTGTGGAGCTCAAGGACATCGTCAAGGCCGGCATCAAGGAACGTTTTGGCGAGCTGCGCCGCATGGGCATCAAGACCGTGATGATCACCGGCGACAACAAACTCACTGCTGCCGCCATCGCCGCCGAGGCGGGTGTGGACGACTTCCTGGCCGAGGCCACGCCCGAAGACAAGCTCACGCTGATCCGCAGCTACCAGGCCGAAGGCCGTTTGGTGGCCATGACCGGCGATGGCACCAACGATGCGCCAGCATTGGCCCAGGCCGATGTGGCCGTGGCCATGAACAGCGGCACCCAGGCCGCCAAGGAAGCCGGCAACATGGTGGACCTGGACTCCAACCCCACCAAGCTGCTGGAAATTGTGGAGACCGGCAAGGCGCTGCTGATGACACGCGGTTCGCTCACCACGTTCTCCATTGCCAACGACGTGGCCAAGTATTTCGCCATCATTCCGGCCATTTTTGTGAGCACCTACCCGCAGCTCGCCGCGCTCAACGTGATGCGCCTGGGCAGCCCCAACTCGGCCATCCTGTCGGCGGTGGTCTTCAACGCGCTGATCATCGTGGTGCTGATTCCATTGGCGCTCAAGGGCGTGAAATACCGCCCCGTGGGTGCCGCTGCCCTGCTGCGCCGCAATCTCGCCATCTACGGCCTGGGCGGGCTGATCGTGCCCTTCATCGGCATCAAGGCCATTGACCTGTTGCTCGTTGCATTGAATCTGGTTTAA